In Candidatus Sulfotelmatobacter sp., a genomic segment contains:
- a CDS encoding DUF1080 domain-containing protein: MLATLAASALAQQPAAPEPKPEDTEVWQPEPKVVTPGATCGAAPSDAIVLFDGKNLDEWVSAQDNDKDRGAPAKWTVANGILTVNKAVGNIETKRSFKNYQLHVEWRIPENVTGSGQLRGNSGVFLASTGPGDAGYELQVLDNYNNKTYVNGQAGSIYKQAVPLANPNRKPGEWQTYDIAWTAPVFNADGTLKSPAYVTVFFNGVLVQNHFELKGETRYIGQPFYKAFDGAPIKLQAHGDPSPPISFRNIWVRPLD; encoded by the coding sequence ATGCTCGCAACTCTCGCCGCTTCTGCGCTCGCTCAGCAACCCGCCGCGCCCGAGCCCAAGCCCGAAGACACCGAAGTCTGGCAGCCCGAGCCCAAAGTCGTGACGCCCGGCGCAACCTGCGGCGCCGCGCCCTCCGACGCGATCGTGCTCTTCGATGGCAAGAATCTCGACGAGTGGGTTTCCGCGCAGGACAACGATAAAGACCGCGGCGCTCCTGCGAAATGGACCGTCGCCAACGGCATCCTCACCGTCAACAAGGCCGTCGGCAACATCGAAACCAAACGCAGTTTCAAGAATTATCAACTGCATGTCGAATGGCGGATTCCCGAGAACGTCACCGGCTCCGGCCAGTTGCGCGGCAACAGCGGAGTCTTTCTCGCATCCACCGGACCCGGCGATGCCGGCTACGAACTCCAGGTGCTCGACAACTACAACAACAAAACCTACGTCAACGGACAAGCCGGCAGCATCTACAAGCAGGCCGTCCCGCTCGCCAACCCCAACCGCAAGCCGGGAGAATGGCAGACCTATGACATCGCCTGGACCGCTCCGGTCTTTAACGCCGACGGAACGCTGAAGTCTCCCGCCTACGTCACCGTCTTTTTCAACGGCGTACTGGTGCAGAATCATTTCGAGCTAAAAGGCGAAACCCGCTACATCGGCCAGCCCTTCTATAAAGCGTTTGATGGAGCGCCCATCAAACTTCAGGCCCACGGCGACCCCAGCCCACCCATCAGCTTCCGCAACATCTGGGTGCGGCCGCTGGACTGA
- a CDS encoding outer membrane beta-barrel protein: MNKPPLLPICVLLLVVSSQCQDSQSRFDIFAGYMHLSYPVTDIYGSSWARQGFDGGEASAAYRLGKYYAAEADFSGAIGPTMNNGNTPNEYTTSTRTYMAGPRFFTNFHRVGVFGHVLFGGLTFTRGFPGDSGTSFAFALGGGVNLWATRHIGVRLVQFDYLRNTNSVAGEDADARSQPSTNYRVSTGIAVRF, translated from the coding sequence GTGAACAAACCCCCTCTGCTGCCGATCTGCGTGCTTCTCCTAGTTGTATCCTCGCAATGTCAAGATTCGCAGAGCCGATTCGACATCTTCGCCGGATACATGCACCTGAGTTATCCCGTTACCGACATCTACGGCAGCTCTTGGGCTCGGCAAGGTTTTGACGGAGGGGAAGCCTCCGCTGCCTATAGATTAGGAAAGTACTACGCAGCGGAAGCCGATTTCTCCGGCGCCATCGGACCCACTATGAACAATGGTAATACGCCCAACGAATACACTACTTCCACCAGAACCTATATGGCAGGGCCACGGTTCTTCACCAACTTTCACAGGGTCGGAGTGTTCGGCCATGTCCTCTTCGGAGGTCTGACCTTTACTCGGGGATTCCCGGGCGATTCCGGAACGTCGTTCGCCTTTGCTCTCGGTGGCGGCGTCAATCTTTGGGCCACGCGGCACATCGGCGTTCGCCTGGTGCAGTTCGACTACCTGCGCAACACGAACAGCGTGGCTGGAGAGGACGCCGATGCAAGATCCCAGCCCAGCACCAACTATCGCGTGTCCACCGGTATCGCGGTCCGATTCTGA
- the dnaB gene encoding replicative DNA helicase, which yields MATTDYSISTLPANVEAERSILGAILLDNFAYNQAAEHLRIEDFSLDSHRRIYSRMVDLAESSRPIDMITLIEELDRHKDLQPIGDVAYVASLVDGVPDRPSIEHYVKIVRDKALLRGLISAATTAIARASDQSDLAEEVINDAEAAIFGLSEKRIGRGFMGVQEIVRESFGSVDALLQRGQRITGLATHYTDLDEMTSGLQRSDLVIIAARPSMGKTAFVMNIAENAAIEDQQVVGVFSLEMSREALLMRLLCSQARVDAHKMRTGSLWQDDTKKVVRAMEQLAHAPIFIDDTPGISLSEMRAKARRLKQAQGGKLDLIIVDYLQLMSGGSKRFENRTQEVSAISRGLKALAKELSVPVIALSQLSRAPESRGGDHRPQLADLRESGSIEQDADLVMFIFREEIYKPDDAELQGKAEIIIAKQRNGPIGKVKMAFLKSSTRFESRADDGSDPED from the coding sequence TTGGCAACCACCGACTACAGCATCAGCACACTTCCGGCGAACGTTGAAGCCGAGCGTTCGATTCTAGGCGCGATCCTGCTCGACAACTTTGCCTACAACCAGGCCGCAGAGCATTTGCGGATCGAGGATTTTTCGCTGGACTCGCACCGGCGGATTTACTCGCGCATGGTGGATCTGGCCGAATCATCCCGGCCTATCGATATGATCACGCTGATCGAGGAACTCGATCGGCACAAGGATCTCCAACCGATCGGCGATGTCGCGTATGTGGCAAGCCTGGTTGATGGCGTGCCGGACCGGCCGAGCATTGAGCACTACGTCAAGATTGTCCGCGACAAGGCGCTGCTGCGCGGATTGATCTCCGCCGCGACCACCGCGATTGCGCGAGCGTCGGATCAGTCGGACTTAGCCGAAGAAGTTATTAATGACGCCGAAGCCGCAATCTTCGGCCTTTCGGAAAAGCGCATTGGGCGCGGCTTCATGGGGGTGCAGGAGATCGTCCGCGAATCGTTTGGGTCGGTCGACGCGCTGTTGCAGCGCGGCCAGCGCATCACGGGACTGGCGACTCACTACACCGATCTCGATGAGATGACGTCGGGATTGCAGCGCTCCGATCTGGTGATCATTGCGGCACGGCCGTCGATGGGCAAGACGGCGTTCGTGATGAACATCGCCGAAAACGCCGCGATTGAAGATCAGCAAGTCGTCGGAGTCTTCTCGCTGGAAATGTCGCGCGAGGCCCTGCTGATGCGCTTGCTCTGTTCGCAGGCGCGGGTCGATGCCCACAAGATGCGCACGGGATCGCTGTGGCAGGACGATACCAAGAAAGTTGTGCGTGCCATGGAGCAACTGGCGCACGCGCCGATTTTCATCGACGACACTCCCGGCATTTCCCTGAGCGAGATGCGCGCTAAGGCGCGGCGCTTAAAGCAGGCGCAGGGCGGAAAGCTCGACCTGATCATCGTCGACTATTTGCAATTGATGTCGGGCGGGAGCAAGCGCTTCGAGAATCGCACGCAGGAAGTGTCGGCGATTTCGCGGGGGCTGAAGGCGTTGGCCAAGGAATTGAGCGTTCCGGTGATTGCGCTGTCGCAATTGAGCCGCGCTCCGGAGAGCCGCGGCGGAGATCATCGTCCGCAACTCGCCGACTTGCGCGAGTCCGGATCGATTGAGCAGGATGCCGACCTGGTCATGTTCATTTTCCGCGAAGAGATTTACAAGCCCGACGACGCCGAGTTGCAGGGTAAGGCCGAAATCATTATTGCCAAACAACGAAATGGGCCAATAGGCAAGGTGAAGATGGCGTTCCTGAAGAGCAGCACGCGATTTGAGTCGCGCGCCGATGATGGCAGCGATCCAGAGGATTAG
- a CDS encoding putative toxin-antitoxin system toxin component, PIN family codes for MLKIIVDTSVVVAGLRTRLGAGNAVLRLVAERRIGILATPPLFLEYEDVLKRPEHRLAHGLTENQIDEFLAELAALIEPVEVHFQWRPQTRDPNDEMVLEAAINGQADALVTYNVADFAAAGERFEIAIMRPAELLKKVRL; via the coding sequence GTGTTAAAAATCATCGTGGACACGTCGGTCGTTGTCGCCGGATTGCGAACGCGGCTCGGGGCGGGAAATGCAGTTTTACGCTTGGTTGCTGAGAGGCGCATAGGGATATTGGCGACCCCGCCGCTCTTCTTGGAATACGAAGATGTACTAAAGCGCCCGGAACATCGATTGGCTCATGGTCTGACAGAAAACCAGATTGATGAATTCCTGGCGGAACTCGCGGCCTTAATCGAGCCCGTCGAGGTTCATTTTCAGTGGCGGCCGCAGACGCGAGACCCGAATGATGAGATGGTTCTGGAAGCCGCCATTAACGGTCAGGCAGACGCCCTGGTCACGTACAATGTGGCCGACTTTGCAGCCGCAGGTGAGCGATTTGAAATTGCTATCATGCGCCCAGCAGAATTACTGAAGAAGGTGAGATTATGA
- a CDS encoding glycosyltransferase yields MMSNTLRVAFFPDAYNEIDGVANTSRHFEGFAMRHDLPFLTVHGGAADESLRTGSVWRVCRRRGKFGFPLDKKHDFDLAFWRHFRGVEAVVRDFDPDIIHITGPSDVGQLALAIAEHLRIPLVASWHTNIHQYAEQRAASLLSFVPKGVRAKLSAAIRKGSLLATLRFYHAAQLLFAPNQELIEMIEKGTGKPCYPMYRGVDTELFHPQRRRREEGPFVIGYVGRLTVEKNIRFLADLERRLIDDGLTNFRFVIVGQGAEELWLRANMPGATFTGVLKGEALARAYANMDVFAFPSRTDTYGNVVLEALASGVPAVVTDSGGPQFIVRQGETGFVARDLHEFAVNITNLAQHPNELKLMRSNARAQAETASWDAVFKSVYAAYERVLRSSVTTGRKIRMRPHTVLP; encoded by the coding sequence ATGATGTCAAATACTTTGCGGGTAGCTTTTTTCCCCGACGCATACAACGAGATCGATGGCGTCGCGAATACGAGTCGCCATTTTGAGGGGTTCGCGATGCGTCACGATTTGCCGTTTTTGACAGTTCACGGCGGGGCGGCCGACGAATCGCTTCGAACCGGTTCGGTGTGGCGAGTATGCCGCCGTCGCGGAAAGTTTGGCTTCCCCCTCGACAAGAAACACGACTTTGATCTGGCGTTTTGGCGTCACTTCCGGGGGGTGGAGGCCGTGGTTCGCGACTTCGATCCGGACATTATTCACATTACCGGCCCCAGCGATGTTGGCCAACTGGCGTTGGCGATTGCCGAACACCTGCGCATTCCCCTGGTCGCTTCATGGCACACCAACATTCATCAGTACGCGGAACAGCGCGCAGCATCGTTGCTTTCGTTCGTTCCGAAGGGTGTCCGAGCGAAGTTGAGCGCTGCCATTCGCAAAGGCAGTCTTTTAGCGACGCTGCGCTTTTACCACGCGGCTCAACTCCTCTTTGCGCCCAACCAGGAACTCATTGAAATGATCGAGAAGGGGACGGGGAAGCCCTGTTATCCGATGTATCGCGGAGTGGACACCGAACTGTTCCATCCGCAACGGCGGAGGCGCGAAGAAGGCCCTTTCGTCATCGGATACGTCGGCCGCCTGACAGTGGAGAAGAATATTCGCTTTCTCGCCGATTTGGAGCGCAGGTTGATCGACGACGGATTGACCAACTTCCGCTTCGTCATTGTGGGGCAAGGCGCTGAGGAACTGTGGCTTAGAGCGAATATGCCAGGGGCTACGTTCACCGGGGTGTTGAAAGGAGAAGCGCTGGCCCGAGCTTATGCCAACATGGATGTGTTCGCGTTCCCGTCGCGAACCGACACGTATGGAAATGTTGTTCTGGAAGCGTTAGCCTCGGGGGTTCCGGCGGTCGTGACCGACAGTGGAGGACCACAGTTCATCGTCCGGCAGGGAGAAACGGGATTTGTGGCCCGGGACTTGCACGAATTTGCGGTAAACATTACGAACCTTGCCCAGCATCCAAACGAGTTAAAGCTGATGCGCAGCAATGCGCGGGCCCAGGCCGAGACCGCCTCGTGGGACGCGGTATTCAAGTCGGTGTATGCCGCCTACGAGCGGGTACTGCGGAGTTCCGTAACAACCGGAAGAAAGATTCGCATGCGTCCGCACACCGTACTGCCCTGA